Proteins from a genomic interval of Nocardia sp. BMG51109:
- a CDS encoding threonine/serine exporter ThrE family protein: MRRVVTKIVDLIVADRRATVDTVVEAPTPLQPIDLTDDARVTEVLELAERVGEVVLASGTAVTDTKTQVEFIAATYGLSQCDIDVTYNAIRISADRGPTLPPATTMRVVNYRSLDFTRLAAVDRLTRRIRRELVPPDEAHAALDAITKAPHPYNRWVATFGWSLMAAAISLLLGGGALVAAVSFLTTASIDRVNRSLNRRGLLFFFQHLVGGAIATAPAILLATFGSHIEANASLIVAAGITVLLSGLSLVGAVEDAITGAPITGAARLLELMVMTGGIIAGVVLALRAATMLNAESPYIDIYSAALDIDSLALKIAAGAIASLAFALACYAEKRALAAAAISGAAATVCYLFAQYAGFGPVLSSAVAATVVGLAGGLMARRALTPPLVVAVAGITPLLPGLGVYRGLSALLNNQQLLGLNQLLSAVGISCALAAGVTLGEWCARFLRQPRILRRFQGIRRPSIGPGQ; this comes from the coding sequence GTGCGGCGCGTCGTGACCAAGATCGTCGACCTGATCGTCGCCGACCGGCGCGCCACCGTCGACACGGTGGTCGAGGCGCCGACGCCGCTGCAGCCGATCGATCTGACCGACGACGCCCGGGTCACCGAGGTGCTGGAACTCGCCGAACGCGTGGGCGAGGTGGTGCTGGCCTCCGGCACCGCGGTCACCGACACCAAGACGCAGGTCGAATTCATCGCCGCCACATACGGTTTGTCGCAGTGCGATATCGACGTCACCTACAACGCGATCCGTATCTCGGCCGACCGCGGGCCGACGCTGCCGCCGGCGACCACCATGCGGGTGGTCAACTACCGCTCGCTGGACTTCACCCGGCTGGCCGCCGTCGACCGGCTCACCCGCCGCATCCGCCGCGAGCTGGTCCCGCCGGACGAGGCGCATGCCGCGCTCGATGCCATCACCAAGGCGCCGCACCCCTACAACCGCTGGGTGGCCACGTTCGGGTGGTCGCTGATGGCCGCCGCCATCTCGCTGTTACTCGGCGGTGGCGCACTGGTCGCCGCGGTGAGTTTCCTCACCACGGCCTCGATCGACCGGGTCAACCGCTCGCTCAACCGCCGCGGGCTGCTGTTCTTCTTCCAGCATCTGGTCGGCGGCGCGATCGCCACCGCGCCCGCGATCCTGCTCGCCACCTTCGGCAGCCACATCGAGGCCAATGCGTCGCTGATCGTCGCGGCCGGAATCACCGTGCTGCTCAGTGGTCTCAGCCTGGTGGGCGCGGTCGAGGACGCGATCACCGGCGCGCCGATCACCGGGGCCGCGCGACTGCTCGAACTGATGGTCATGACCGGCGGCATCATCGCCGGCGTGGTGCTCGCGTTGCGTGCGGCCACGATGCTGAACGCCGAGTCGCCGTACATCGACATCTATTCGGCCGCACTCGACATCGACAGTCTCGCGCTCAAGATCGCCGCCGGTGCGATCGCCTCGCTGGCCTTCGCGCTGGCCTGCTACGCGGAGAAGCGGGCCCTGGCCGCCGCGGCGATCAGCGGTGCCGCGGCCACGGTCTGCTACCTGTTCGCGCAGTACGCCGGCTTCGGGCCGGTGCTGTCCTCGGCGGTGGCCGCGACCGTCGTCGGCCTGGCGGGTGGTCTGATGGCACGCCGCGCGCTCACCCCGCCGCTGGTCGTCGCGGTCGCCGGCATCACGCCCCTGCTCCCCGGTCTGGGTGTGTACCGAGGACTGTCGGCGTTGCTCAACAACCAGCAGCTGCTCGGCCTGAACCAGCTGCTGTCGGCCGTCGGCATCAGCTGCGCCCTGGCCGCCGGCGTCACGCTCGGCGAATGGTGCGCCCGGTTCCTACGCCAGCCGCGAATCCTGCGGCGGTTCCAGGGAATTCGGCGGCCGTCGATCGGCCCCGGACAGTAG
- a CDS encoding CDP-alcohol phosphatidyltransferase family protein codes for MSEPTGPADGGADRILTVPNALSVLRLIGVPVFLWLLLVVRADGWAFALLIASGVTDFLDGKLARLLDQSSRLGALLDPFVDRLYLVATVVGFLVRGILPWPIVLVLVARDLVLAAVLPVYRRRGLPPPEVIYLGKAATFALMSAFPWLLAGWMDWPLAGFGRAFGWALLIWGTAVYLWTGVLYLGKAVAVARSIPAVPHETREPIQ; via the coding sequence ATGAGCGAACCCACCGGACCGGCGGACGGCGGGGCGGACCGCATCCTCACCGTGCCGAACGCGCTGAGCGTGCTGCGGTTGATCGGTGTTCCGGTGTTCCTGTGGCTGCTGCTGGTCGTGCGCGCCGACGGCTGGGCGTTCGCACTGCTGATCGCCAGCGGCGTGACCGATTTCCTGGACGGCAAGCTGGCCCGGCTGCTGGACCAGTCGTCGCGGCTGGGTGCGCTGCTGGATCCGTTCGTGGACCGGCTGTACCTGGTGGCGACGGTGGTCGGCTTCCTGGTGCGGGGCATCCTGCCGTGGCCGATCGTGCTCGTGCTGGTCGCCCGCGATCTGGTGCTGGCCGCGGTCCTGCCCGTCTATCGCCGGCGCGGGCTGCCCCCGCCGGAGGTGATCTATCTGGGCAAGGCCGCCACGTTCGCGCTGATGTCCGCGTTTCCGTGGCTGCTGGCCGGCTGGATGGACTGGCCGCTCGCGGGTTTCGGCCGGGCCTTCGGCTGGGCGCTGCTGATCTGGGGCACGGCGGTCTACCTCTGGACCGGCGTCCTCTACCTCGGCAAGGCCGTGGCGGTGGCCCGCTCGATACCGGCGGTGCCGCACGAAACCCGGGAGCCGATACAGTGA
- a CDS encoding FHA domain-containing protein, with protein sequence MSENKDPGYGESAAETTSVFRADFLNEVDASRTGEPTGEQPVQGVEGLPPGAALLVVKRGPNAGSRFLLDQPTTSAGRHPDSDIFLDDVTVSRRHAEFRQDDDTFQVVDVGSLNGTYVNREPVDSSELQNGDEVQIGKFRLVFLTGPRPAQNDSAGAL encoded by the coding sequence GTGAGCGAGAACAAAGACCCGGGTTACGGGGAGAGCGCGGCCGAAACCACTTCGGTGTTCCGCGCTGACTTCCTCAACGAGGTCGACGCGTCGCGCACCGGGGAGCCGACCGGCGAACAGCCGGTCCAAGGGGTCGAGGGCCTGCCTCCGGGCGCTGCCCTGCTGGTGGTCAAGCGTGGCCCGAACGCGGGCTCGCGATTCCTGCTGGACCAGCCCACCACCTCGGCGGGCCGCCACCCCGACAGCGACATTTTTCTCGACGATGTCACCGTCTCCCGTCGCCACGCGGAGTTCCGCCAGGACGACGACACCTTCCAGGTGGTCGATGTCGGCAGCCTGAACGGCACCTACGTCAACCGGGAGCCGGTGGACTCCTCCGAGCTGCAGAACGGCGACGAGGTCCAGATCGGCAAGTTCCGCCTGGTGTTCCTGACCGGTCCGCGTCCCGCCCAGAACGATTCCGCGGGCGCTCTGTAA
- a CDS encoding GMC oxidoreductase: MPDFDYDVVVIGSGFGGSVSALRLTEKGYRVAVLESGRRWPAESIPKTNWNVRKSIWAPRLGLTGPQRISLLGKCAVFSASGVGGGSLIYGNTLYEPLPAFYRDPQWAHITDWRSELAPYYDQATRMLGVAPNPRVTPADEVIRSIADDMGVGDTYHPTNVGVFFNEDDPGTEVDDPYFGGVGPRRSGCIHCARCFTGCPHNAKNTTPTNYLYLAEQGGAKVFELTTVTRVRPMTGGGYAVETRRSDRWVRKGRKTFTAEQVVFAAAALGTQKLLHKMRDDQVLPNLSPRLGELTRSNSEAILNVVSRERSDFAEGIAITSSIHPEPDTHVEVCHYGAGQNALFPMSVPIVDGGAFRFLRFLLAIVLHPMVFLRSLNALHASERSVILLVMQSLDNSLTSFRRWGQLKTKQGTGQPNPTWIPLAHDVGRRFGEKVNGDVHGLVMDVFDIPATAHYIGGCVIGEGPESGVVDPYQRVFGHPGLHIADGSAVTANLGVNPSLTITAQAERAMAFWPNKGQADPRPGLGRPYRRLAPVAPGRPAVPAAAPGALRLPIAPADPAVPTS; the protein is encoded by the coding sequence ATGCCCGACTTCGACTACGACGTGGTGGTGATCGGCTCCGGGTTCGGCGGGAGCGTGAGCGCCCTGCGGCTGACCGAGAAGGGCTATCGCGTGGCCGTACTCGAATCCGGCCGCCGCTGGCCCGCCGAGTCCATTCCGAAGACCAACTGGAATGTGCGCAAGTCGATCTGGGCGCCGCGGCTGGGCCTGACCGGGCCGCAGCGGATCAGCCTGCTCGGCAAGTGCGCCGTGTTCTCCGCCTCCGGCGTCGGCGGCGGCTCGCTGATCTACGGCAATACCCTCTACGAGCCGCTGCCCGCCTTCTACCGCGACCCGCAATGGGCGCACATCACCGATTGGCGCTCCGAACTGGCGCCCTACTACGACCAGGCCACCCGCATGCTCGGCGTGGCGCCGAACCCCAGGGTGACGCCCGCCGACGAGGTGATCCGCTCGATCGCCGACGACATGGGCGTCGGCGACACCTACCACCCGACCAACGTCGGCGTGTTCTTCAACGAGGACGATCCGGGAACCGAGGTCGACGATCCGTACTTCGGCGGCGTCGGCCCGCGCCGCAGCGGCTGCATCCACTGCGCGCGCTGCTTCACCGGCTGCCCGCACAACGCCAAGAACACCACCCCGACCAACTATCTGTATCTGGCCGAGCAGGGCGGGGCGAAGGTGTTCGAGCTGACCACCGTGACCCGGGTCCGCCCGATGACCGGCGGCGGCTACGCCGTCGAGACGCGGCGGTCGGACCGCTGGGTCCGCAAGGGCCGCAAGACCTTCACCGCCGAGCAGGTGGTGTTCGCCGCGGCCGCGCTGGGCACCCAGAAGCTGCTGCACAAGATGCGCGACGACCAGGTGCTGCCGAATCTGTCGCCGCGGCTGGGCGAGCTGACCCGCAGTAACTCCGAGGCCATCCTCAACGTGGTGAGCCGGGAGCGCAGCGATTTCGCCGAGGGCATCGCCATCACCTCCTCGATCCACCCCGAACCCGACACCCACGTCGAGGTGTGCCACTACGGCGCCGGGCAGAACGCGCTGTTCCCGATGTCGGTGCCGATCGTGGACGGCGGCGCGTTCCGGTTCCTGCGGTTCCTGCTGGCGATCGTGCTGCATCCGATGGTGTTCCTGCGCAGCCTCAATGCCCTGCACGCGTCGGAGCGGTCGGTGATCCTGCTGGTCATGCAGTCGCTGGACAACTCGCTGACCTCGTTCCGGCGCTGGGGGCAGCTGAAGACGAAACAGGGGACGGGACAACCGAATCCGACCTGGATCCCGCTGGCGCACGACGTCGGACGGCGATTCGGCGAGAAGGTGAACGGCGATGTGCACGGGCTGGTCATGGACGTGTTCGACATCCCGGCGACCGCGCACTACATCGGCGGCTGCGTGATCGGCGAGGGGCCCGAGAGCGGCGTGGTGGACCCGTACCAGCGGGTGTTCGGCCATCCGGGCCTGCACATCGCCGACGGTTCGGCGGTGACGGCCAACCTGGGCGTGAACCCGTCGCTGACCATCACCGCGCAGGCCGAGCGCGCGATGGCGTTCTGGCCCAACAAGGGTCAGGCCGATCCGCGTCCCGGGCTGGGCCGTCCGTACCGGCGGCTCGCACCCGTCGCGCCCGGCCGGCCCGCGGTTCCGGCCGCGGCACCCGGTGCGCTGCGGCTGCCCATCGCGCCGGCGGATCCGGCGGTGCCGACCAGCTGA
- a CDS encoding phosphatase PAP2 family protein: MDRSLVVSPRQAALPAAVALGVLVTVLLPLTFPGGGGPTGFDRVVGEWVGEVLGAHPGVFEVLVIPSNAAVLLPLLAIGAVRYAVRREWWSTGFLVVAPELAVAVNTWVLKPLWGRHLDDYLAYPSGHAVHFVALATAFVLVCPDRRVRVAAGAVAAVLLTGVAIGMVGLGYHHATDVVGGTAAAIALVTAMYPVPGRFGRVLLSRASK; this comes from the coding sequence GTGGATCGATCGCTCGTTGTCTCACCGCGGCAGGCCGCGCTTCCGGCGGCCGTGGCGCTCGGTGTGCTGGTGACCGTGCTGCTGCCGCTGACATTTCCGGGTGGGGGTGGGCCGACGGGGTTCGATCGTGTTGTGGGGGAGTGGGTGGGTGAGGTGCTGGGTGCGCATCCCGGTGTCTTCGAGGTGCTGGTGATTCCCAGCAACGCCGCCGTGCTGCTGCCGCTGCTCGCGATCGGGGCGGTCCGGTACGCCGTGCGGCGGGAGTGGTGGAGCACCGGTTTTCTCGTCGTGGCGCCGGAGCTGGCGGTCGCGGTCAACACCTGGGTGCTGAAACCGTTGTGGGGCAGGCACCTGGACGACTATCTGGCCTACCCGAGCGGGCACGCCGTGCACTTCGTCGCCCTCGCAACGGCTTTCGTGCTGGTCTGTCCGGACCGGCGGGTGCGGGTCGCGGCGGGTGCGGTCGCCGCGGTGCTGTTGACCGGGGTGGCGATCGGCATGGTGGGGCTGGGCTACCACCATGCGACCGACGTCGTCGGCGGGACGGCGGCGGCGATCGCCCTGGTGACGGCGATGTATCCCGTGCCGGGCCGGTTCGGCCGGGTGCTACTCAGCCGGGCGAGTAAGTGA
- a CDS encoding bifunctional nuclease family protein has translation MSEMRVIGIRVEQPQNQPVLLLREVDGDRYLPIWIGQAEATAIVLEQEGVTPVRPLTHDLIKILISELGHTLKEVRIVDLQEGTFYADLVFENDLHISARPSDSVAIALRVGCPIYAEEPVLEEAGLVMPDEREDEVEKFKEFLESVSPDDFKATDS, from the coding sequence ATGAGTGAAATGCGTGTGATCGGCATCCGTGTCGAGCAGCCCCAGAACCAGCCCGTGCTGTTGCTCCGCGAGGTGGACGGCGACCGGTATCTACCGATCTGGATCGGGCAGGCGGAGGCGACGGCAATAGTCCTGGAGCAGGAGGGCGTCACGCCCGTCCGCCCGCTGACACACGACCTGATCAAGATCCTGATCAGCGAACTCGGGCACACCCTGAAGGAGGTCCGGATCGTGGATCTGCAGGAGGGCACGTTCTACGCGGACCTGGTGTTCGAGAACGATCTGCACATCTCGGCGCGGCCGTCGGATTCGGTGGCGATCGCGCTGCGCGTCGGTTGCCCGATCTACGCCGAGGAGCCGGTGCTCGAGGAGGCCGGGCTGGTGATGCCCGACGAGCGCGAGGACGAGGTGGAGAAGTTCAAGGAATTCCTGGAATCGGTGTCTCCCGATGATTTCAAGGCCACCGACAGCTGA
- the gcvH gene encoding glycine cleavage system protein GcvH has translation MSDLPEDLRYTEEHEWVRRVGPTRVRVGITDYAQSQLGDVVFVQLPAVDSEAPAGEGVAEVESTKSVSDIYSPLSAKVVAVNEDLDSAPETLNSDPYGAGWLFELEVDDAAKLDSILAELLDVAGYQGVIGG, from the coding sequence GTGAGTGACCTTCCCGAGGATCTGCGCTACACCGAGGAGCACGAGTGGGTGCGCCGGGTCGGTCCCACCCGGGTGCGGGTGGGGATCACCGATTACGCCCAGTCACAGCTCGGTGACGTCGTGTTCGTGCAGCTGCCCGCGGTCGACAGCGAGGCTCCGGCGGGCGAAGGCGTCGCGGAGGTGGAATCGACCAAGAGCGTGTCCGACATCTACTCGCCGCTGAGCGCGAAAGTCGTTGCGGTGAACGAGGATCTCGACTCCGCGCCGGAGACGCTGAACAGCGATCCGTACGGGGCGGGGTGGCTGTTCGAGCTCGAGGTCGACGATGCCGCGAAGCTCGACTCGATCCTCGCCGAATTACTCGATGTCGCAGGTTATCAAGGAGTTATCGGGGGCTGA
- a CDS encoding MerR family transcriptional regulator → MSIGSVLDLLRPDFPDITISKIRFLESEGLISPERTPSGYRRFSVADVERLRFVLTAQRDQYLPLKVIKEQLEAIDSGVATLGVREARARAADGIGAEGSGRAPDAPPPSDGPTPPRRLGVVPGEVSPEELRFDHEIRITRADLLEQAGIDEKFLSELIRANLITPGAAGFFDAEAVRLARTAQALSEFGLEARHLRAFKLAADREAAMVAQIAAPIAKSRDADARARAEETVRELAALSLTLHTSLVKTAVRGVLGS, encoded by the coding sequence ATGTCGATCGGCTCCGTGTTGGACCTGCTGCGCCCGGATTTCCCCGACATCACCATCTCGAAGATCCGCTTCCTCGAATCCGAGGGGCTGATCAGCCCGGAGCGCACGCCCTCGGGGTATCGGAGGTTCTCGGTCGCCGACGTCGAGCGGCTGCGGTTCGTCCTGACCGCCCAGCGCGATCAGTACCTGCCGCTGAAGGTGATCAAGGAGCAGTTGGAGGCGATCGACAGCGGCGTCGCGACGCTCGGGGTGCGCGAGGCGCGCGCCCGGGCGGCCGACGGCATCGGTGCGGAGGGGTCGGGGCGTGCGCCCGACGCGCCGCCCCCATCCGACGGTCCGACTCCGCCCCGGAGGCTAGGTGTGGTTCCCGGTGAGGTGTCGCCCGAAGAGCTGCGGTTCGACCACGAAATCCGCATCACCCGAGCCGATCTGCTGGAGCAGGCCGGCATCGATGAGAAGTTCCTCTCCGAACTGATCCGCGCCAACCTGATCACCCCCGGCGCGGCCGGATTCTTCGACGCCGAGGCGGTGCGGCTGGCCCGTACCGCCCAGGCGCTGAGCGAATTCGGTTTGGAGGCGCGTCATCTGCGCGCGTTCAAGCTGGCCGCCGACCGGGAGGCGGCGATGGTCGCGCAGATCGCGGCCCCGATCGCGAAGAGCCGCGACGCCGACGCGCGCGCCCGCGCCGAGGAGACGGTGCGTGAGCTCGCGGCGCTGTCATTGACCTTGCACACCAGCCTCGTCAAGACAGCGGTGCGCGGCGTACTCGGTAGCTGA
- a CDS encoding nuclease-related domain-containing protein produces the protein MLVRVQNAAGTLAERALIDWLRTWKNPGDPHGVATVNCSLFHNDRLHQFDAVIWTPTSCVVVEAEALAAKASGELEVPLSGPWRVGNQAVALEGGDRRTPVDKSHEHTYALQSWLSERGLGQRVVHGAVLVVPPHGSDLRIRQLWNDPSFEVVLGDDPRRFADYLKTLASQGRAQWTTTDIAMTFRGLGILPYLPAPQDLEREGFGGPVDITLWYGGPQQAQAETYLEEKAQAEQEYAGPLPITMPWYSPWKLYPKEAERVDMGRALLRIALAMGMVIAVAWVIWFVFQLLTYSPG, from the coding sequence ATGCTCGTTCGAGTGCAGAATGCCGCCGGCACCCTGGCCGAGCGGGCGCTGATCGATTGGCTGCGCACCTGGAAGAACCCGGGTGATCCGCACGGCGTGGCCACCGTGAACTGCAGCCTGTTCCACAACGATCGGCTGCATCAGTTCGATGCGGTGATCTGGACACCGACCAGTTGCGTGGTGGTCGAGGCCGAGGCGCTGGCGGCGAAGGCCTCCGGCGAACTGGAGGTGCCGCTGAGCGGCCCCTGGCGGGTCGGCAACCAGGCTGTGGCGCTGGAGGGCGGCGACCGCCGCACGCCGGTGGACAAGTCGCACGAGCACACCTACGCGCTGCAGAGCTGGCTGTCCGAGCGCGGACTGGGCCAGCGGGTGGTGCACGGGGCGGTGCTGGTGGTGCCGCCGCACGGTTCGGATCTGCGGATCCGGCAGCTGTGGAACGATCCCAGCTTCGAGGTGGTGCTCGGCGACGATCCGCGCCGCTTCGCCGACTACCTGAAGACGCTGGCCTCGCAGGGCCGCGCGCAGTGGACGACGACCGATATCGCGATGACCTTCCGCGGCCTGGGCATCCTGCCGTATCTGCCGGCGCCGCAGGACCTCGAGCGCGAGGGCTTCGGCGGGCCGGTGGACATCACGCTGTGGTACGGCGGCCCGCAGCAGGCCCAGGCCGAGACCTATCTGGAGGAGAAGGCGCAGGCCGAGCAGGAGTACGCCGGGCCGCTGCCGATAACGATGCCCTGGTACAGCCCGTGGAAGCTGTATCCCAAGGAGGCCGAGCGGGTCGACATGGGCCGGGCGCTGCTGCGCATCGCCCTCGCGATGGGCATGGTGATCGCGGTCGCGTGGGTGATTTGGTTCGTGTTCCAGCTTCTCACTTACTCGCCCGGCTGA
- a CDS encoding acyl-CoA dehydrogenase produces MATENSTADHLRAALDGPWRDVREQARRQLCDDRLFGDPHLDYRAARARTLEQMRLVAELGYAEKGFRLENGGTGDPGGAVTGLEMLAYADLSLWVKSGVQWGLFGGAVENLGTERHSDVVKRLLPLDLLGCFAMTESGHGSDVANLETTATYDPATREFVVHSPTASARKDYIGGAAEHARMAAVFAQLITQGENQGVHCFLVPIRDEQGRDLPGVTTSDCGLKGGLPGVDNGRILFDRVRIPRENLLNRYADVEPDGTYSSSIDTPGRRFFTTLGTLVRGRISVGGAAAAGARVALSIALRYAERRRQFADPDSGEETLLLDYRSHQRRLLPHVARAFALSFAQNDLVRRMHTVQTGQDLDPGAQRALEKRAAGLKAAQTRHATRAIQECRECCGGAGYLTENRLVTLKADTDVFTTFEGDNVVLTQLVAKELLTAYSDEVRDLDALGWVRFAATMGRDVVRQGTGVRQLIQRLRDRSDEGVDDGDLARRSVQLQLFADREDYLVRTAAHRLRARAGETGPFEAFNNAQDHILTAGEAHIDRLVLEAFIEGIAEIDDPDARELADTVCDLFVFSSIEQHQAWYIMHRFMSVERAKAVRRGVNELVDRLRPHATTLVDALGVPRDMLHAAMLDDASVHQGE; encoded by the coding sequence ATGGCCACCGAGAACTCGACCGCGGACCACCTGCGAGCGGCCCTGGACGGCCCCTGGCGAGACGTCCGCGAGCAGGCGCGCCGGCAACTCTGCGACGACCGGCTGTTCGGCGACCCGCACTTGGACTACCGGGCCGCCCGCGCGCGGACCCTCGAGCAGATGCGCCTGGTCGCCGAATTGGGTTATGCCGAAAAGGGTTTCCGGCTGGAGAACGGCGGCACCGGCGATCCCGGCGGCGCGGTGACCGGCCTGGAGATGCTCGCCTACGCCGATCTGTCGCTGTGGGTGAAGTCCGGCGTGCAGTGGGGCCTGTTCGGCGGCGCGGTGGAGAACCTCGGCACCGAACGCCACAGCGACGTCGTCAAGCGCCTGCTGCCGCTGGACCTGCTGGGCTGCTTCGCGATGACCGAGTCCGGGCACGGCAGCGATGTGGCGAACCTGGAGACCACCGCCACCTACGATCCGGCGACGCGCGAATTCGTCGTGCACAGCCCCACCGCCTCCGCGCGCAAGGACTACATCGGCGGCGCCGCCGAACACGCCCGGATGGCCGCGGTATTCGCGCAGCTGATCACGCAGGGCGAGAACCAGGGCGTGCACTGCTTCCTGGTGCCGATCCGCGACGAGCAGGGCCGCGATCTGCCCGGCGTGACCACCTCCGACTGCGGTCTCAAGGGCGGTCTGCCCGGCGTCGACAACGGGCGGATCCTGTTCGACCGGGTGCGGATCCCGCGGGAGAACCTGCTCAACCGCTACGCCGACGTGGAGCCGGACGGGACGTACTCCTCCAGCATCGATACGCCGGGCCGCCGCTTCTTCACCACGCTCGGCACGCTGGTGCGCGGGCGGATCAGCGTCGGCGGGGCGGCCGCCGCCGGCGCGCGGGTGGCACTGAGCATCGCGCTGCGCTACGCCGAGCGGCGCCGCCAGTTCGCCGACCCGGACAGCGGCGAGGAGACCCTGCTGCTGGACTACCGCAGCCATCAGCGCCGGCTGCTGCCGCACGTCGCCCGGGCGTTCGCGCTGTCGTTCGCGCAGAACGACCTGGTGCGGCGGATGCACACGGTGCAGACCGGACAGGACCTCGATCCGGGCGCGCAGCGGGCGCTGGAGAAGCGGGCGGCCGGACTCAAGGCCGCGCAGACCCGGCACGCCACCCGGGCCATCCAGGAGTGCCGCGAATGTTGCGGCGGCGCGGGCTATCTCACCGAGAACCGGCTGGTGACCCTGAAGGCCGACACCGACGTGTTCACCACCTTCGAGGGCGACAACGTGGTGCTCACCCAGCTGGTCGCCAAGGAGTTGCTCACCGCCTACTCCGACGAGGTGCGCGATCTGGACGCGCTGGGCTGGGTGCGCTTCGCCGCGACGATGGGCCGCGACGTGGTGCGCCAGGGCACCGGCGTGCGCCAGCTCATCCAGCGCCTGCGCGACCGCTCCGACGAGGGCGTGGACGACGGCGACCTGGCCCGCCGCTCGGTGCAGCTGCAACTGTTCGCCGACCGCGAGGACTATCTCGTGCGGACCGCCGCGCACCGGCTGCGCGCCCGCGCCGGCGAGACCGGTCCGTTCGAGGCGTTCAACAACGCCCAGGACCACATCCTGACGGCCGGCGAGGCGCATATCGACCGCCTGGTCCTCGAGGCGTTCATCGAGGGCATCGCCGAGATCGACGACCCGGACGCGCGCGAACTCGCCGACACCGTCTGCGACCTGTTCGTCTTCTCCTCGATCGAGCAGCACCAGGCGTGGTACATCATGCACCGCTTCATGTCCGTCGAGCGCGCCAAGGCCGTCCGCCGCGGCGTCAACGAACTGGTCGACCGCCTCCGCCCGCACGCCACCACCCTGGTCGACGCCCTCGGCGTCCCGCGGGACATGCTGCACGCGGCCATGCTCGACGACGCGAGCGTCCACCAGGGCGAGTAG